From the genome of Pseudomonadota bacterium, one region includes:
- the raiA gene encoding ribosome-associated translation inhibitor RaiA, whose translation MQINVTGHHMEVTEAIRNYVETKFERMERHFDHVTAIHVILAIEKQRQRAEAKMHVAGSHLFADAEHDDMYAAIDALVDKLDRQLLKHKDKITDHHRGDGGRKA comes from the coding sequence ATGCAAATAAACGTTACCGGTCACCATATGGAAGTTACGGAAGCGATCCGCAATTACGTCGAGACAAAATTTGAAAGGATGGAACGGCATTTCGATCACGTTACGGCAATTCATGTCATTTTGGCCATCGAGAAGCAGCGGCAACGCGCGGAAGCCAAGATGCACGTCGCGGGCAGTCATCTGTTCGCTGACGCCGAGCACGACGATATGTACGCGGCAATCGATGCATTAGTGGACAAATTAGACCGCCAATTGCTGAAACACAAAGACAAGATAACGGATCATCATCGCGGGGACGGCGGCCGCAAAGCGTAG
- a CDS encoding RNA polymerase factor sigma-54: protein MKQALQQRLGQSLIMTPQLQQAIRLLQLSTAELSLEIQQALESNMMLEAVEDEHEDGHGSLKSLEAESLPYAEPPKAASEIEDVAGAAIGQNIPEELPVDSAWDDVYDASMPQAVSGDHAGFEIENQRAAGESLKDHLLWQTNLSSISDMDKAIAYAIADALDNDGFLRTSLDELRQSVNQDQIELDEIEAVLHWVQRLDPPGVAARSLQECLAIQLSQQDGGNPWLEQARHLVEKHFDLLAERDYARLARRMKLSREELQQVVALIQTMNPRPGAHLQDARVEYIVPDVHVRKKTGAWQVELNAEVIPHLRVNPYYASMVRRADNSQDNTSLRTHLQEARWFIKSLQSRSQTLLRVATAIVERQRAFLEHGDVAMKPLVLHDIAEVLGMHESTISRVTTRKYMHTPRGIYELKYFFSSHLSTSAGGECSSTAIRAVIRKLIAAENSLKPLSDSKLAAVLSEQGINVARRTVAKYREAMAIPPSNERKRLV from the coding sequence ATGAAGCAAGCACTGCAGCAACGCTTAGGGCAGAGCCTCATCATGACCCCCCAGTTACAGCAAGCGATTCGCTTGTTGCAACTGTCCACCGCGGAACTGAGCCTGGAAATCCAGCAGGCGCTCGAGTCTAACATGATGTTGGAGGCTGTCGAGGATGAGCACGAAGACGGCCACGGGAGCTTGAAGTCGCTAGAAGCCGAAAGCCTCCCGTACGCCGAGCCGCCAAAAGCCGCGAGTGAGATCGAAGATGTGGCCGGCGCCGCGATCGGTCAGAATATTCCCGAGGAACTTCCGGTCGATAGCGCATGGGATGATGTCTATGACGCGTCAATGCCCCAAGCCGTTTCGGGGGACCACGCCGGTTTTGAAATTGAGAATCAGCGCGCCGCGGGCGAATCGCTGAAGGACCACCTGCTGTGGCAAACCAATCTGTCCTCGATCAGTGATATGGACAAAGCGATTGCCTATGCAATCGCCGATGCGCTGGACAATGATGGTTTCTTAAGAACAAGTCTTGATGAGCTGCGCCAATCCGTCAATCAAGACCAAATCGAACTCGACGAAATCGAGGCCGTTCTGCATTGGGTGCAGCGCTTGGATCCTCCGGGGGTTGCGGCGCGCAGCCTGCAAGAGTGTTTAGCCATTCAACTGAGTCAGCAAGACGGCGGTAATCCGTGGCTGGAACAAGCCAGGCATTTAGTGGAAAAGCATTTTGACCTCCTGGCCGAGCGTGATTACGCACGCTTGGCGCGGCGCATGAAGTTGAGCCGGGAGGAACTGCAACAGGTAGTCGCGCTGATCCAGACCATGAATCCGCGGCCCGGGGCGCACCTTCAGGATGCCCGGGTGGAATATATCGTACCGGACGTCCACGTACGAAAAAAAACCGGTGCGTGGCAGGTTGAATTAAATGCCGAGGTCATTCCGCACCTGCGCGTTAATCCCTATTACGCGAGCATGGTGCGCCGGGCCGACAACAGTCAGGACAACACCTCGCTGCGCACGCACCTGCAAGAAGCACGATGGTTTATAAAAAGCCTGCAAAGCCGAAGTCAGACATTATTGCGGGTCGCAACGGCCATCGTTGAGCGTCAGCGCGCCTTTCTAGAACACGGTGACGTGGCGATGAAGCCGCTGGTCCTGCACGATATCGCCGAGGTATTGGGCATGCACGAGTCAACGATTTCGCGCGTAACCACCCGCAAGTACATGCACACGCCCAGAGGAATTTACGAGCTCAAGTATTTTTTCTCGAGTCATTTGAGCACTTCCGCGGGCGGGGAGTGTTCCTCAACAGCCATCCGCGCTGTCATCAGAAAACTCATCGCCGCCGAGAACTCGTTGAAACCCTTGAGCGATAGCAAGCTCGCGGCGGTGTTATCGGAGCAAGGAATTAACGTCGCCAGGCGGACCGTCGCTAAATACCGCGAGGCCATGGCCATTCCGCCCTCGAATGAAAGAAAACGCCTCGTGTAG
- a CDS encoding DUF2905 domain-containing protein → MPRVLITIGLLLVAIGLLWPWITKLGLGRLPGDIVIERDGFKLYFPIVTGLLISLIVSAVLWLFRR, encoded by the coding sequence ATGCCGCGGGTATTGATTACGATCGGGCTGCTGCTGGTCGCGATTGGCCTCCTCTGGCCGTGGATCACCAAGTTGGGTTTGGGGCGTTTGCCGGGAGATATCGTCATTGAGCGCGATGGTTTCAAGCTCTATTTCCCGATCGTGACGGGTTTGCTCATCAGTTTAATCGTCTCGGCGGTTTTGTGGCTGTTTCGACGCTGA
- the rpiA gene encoding ribose-5-phosphate isomerase RpiA, with translation MTQDEKKRRAAEAAIEHVEAGAVIGVGSGTTVNLFIDILAARAIQRIDGAVPGSQATEARLKERRIPVADLNHTGGLPLYIDGADEATKHLQLQKGGGGALAREKIIAAASRRFLCIVDDSKLVDVLGRSPLPIEVLPMARSYVARELVKLGGQPLWRSGYITDNGNVILDVRNLSLLDPAKMEAEINHIAGVVSNGIFARRPADLLIIGTETGVKTLS, from the coding sequence GTGACTCAAGACGAAAAGAAACGCCGCGCGGCTGAGGCCGCGATCGAGCATGTTGAAGCGGGCGCCGTCATCGGGGTGGGTAGCGGTACGACGGTGAACCTCTTCATCGATATACTTGCGGCGCGGGCAATACAGCGGATTGACGGCGCCGTTCCCGGCTCTCAGGCGACGGAGGCGCGGCTGAAGGAGCGCCGCATCCCGGTCGCCGATCTTAACCACACCGGCGGGCTACCCCTTTATATCGATGGCGCGGACGAGGCCACGAAGCACCTGCAATTGCAAAAGGGGGGCGGCGGCGCGCTCGCCCGCGAAAAAATCATCGCTGCCGCGAGCCGGCGATTTCTATGCATCGTCGATGACAGCAAGCTCGTCGATGTGCTCGGCCGCTCTCCGCTGCCAATCGAGGTACTCCCCATGGCCCGGAGCTACGTCGCCCGCGAGCTAGTGAAGCTCGGAGGTCAGCCGCTATGGCGAAGCGGTTATATCACCGATAACGGCAACGTTATCTTGGATGTGCGTAATCTTTCGCTGCTGGACCCCGCCAAGATGGAGGCCGAGATCAATCACATTGCGGGTGTCGTAAGCAACGGGATCTTCGCGCGCCGCCCCGCGGATCTTCTGATCATTGGGACGGAAACGGGCGTTAAGACGCTAAGCTGA
- the ilvA gene encoding threonine ammonia-lyase, biosynthetic, whose protein sequence is MIDEYVKLILTARVYDVAKKTPLDHAPELSRRLDNTVWLKREDLQPVFSYKLRGAYNLMSHLSPAERQRGVIAASAGNHAQGVALAAQRLDLRAIIVMPKTTPEIKVAAVRRLGAEIVLHGNTYDDACERAHRLEEERGLCFVHPYDHPLVIAGQGTVGKEILEQHSGDLHAIFVPVGGGGLIAGIAAYVKQLIPAIKIIGVESDEAPSMREALKAGKRIALDHIGIFADGAAVRQVGAEPFRIAQKFVDEVLLVTNDEICAAVKDTFEDTRSIPEPAGALALAGLKQYVTGTKLSGRNLVAIFSGANVNFDRLRHIAELAELGEQREALLGVTIPEHPGSFRAFCHALGARSITEFNYRYADLRDAQVFAGIQLRHGITEKNALIASLQEKGYPVADLSNNDMAKVHIRYMVGGRAGPIADEVLFRFEFPERPGALLHFLTELGDRWNISLFHYRNHGAAYGRVLVGIQVPERERKGFDAFLNGLGLVHAEETENPAYAMFLRQ, encoded by the coding sequence ATGATAGACGAGTATGTAAAGCTTATCCTCACAGCGCGCGTTTACGACGTCGCTAAGAAGACACCGCTTGACCACGCGCCCGAGCTGTCCCGGCGGCTCGATAACACGGTGTGGTTAAAGCGCGAAGACCTCCAGCCGGTATTCTCTTACAAACTCCGCGGCGCGTACAACCTGATGTCGCACCTCAGCCCGGCCGAACGCCAACGCGGTGTCATCGCCGCCTCGGCGGGGAACCATGCCCAAGGGGTGGCTTTGGCCGCCCAGCGTCTCGATCTGCGCGCGATCATCGTGATGCCGAAAACAACACCCGAGATAAAGGTGGCCGCGGTACGGCGTCTGGGAGCCGAAATCGTGCTGCACGGAAATACCTATGACGATGCTTGCGAGCGTGCGCATCGGCTCGAGGAGGAACGCGGGCTGTGCTTCGTTCACCCTTACGACCACCCCTTGGTGATCGCCGGCCAAGGCACCGTCGGCAAGGAAATCCTCGAACAGCACTCGGGCGATCTACATGCGATCTTCGTGCCCGTCGGTGGTGGCGGACTCATTGCCGGAATCGCCGCGTACGTCAAACAACTGATCCCGGCGATTAAGATCATCGGGGTCGAATCCGACGAAGCGCCCAGCATGCGAGAGGCGCTCAAGGCCGGGAAACGTATCGCCCTGGACCACATCGGGATCTTCGCCGACGGCGCGGCCGTCCGCCAGGTGGGCGCGGAACCGTTTCGCATCGCGCAGAAGTTCGTCGATGAAGTGCTGCTGGTCACAAACGACGAGATATGCGCGGCGGTCAAGGACACGTTCGAAGATACCCGTTCGATCCCCGAGCCGGCCGGGGCACTGGCGCTCGCCGGCTTGAAACAGTATGTCACCGGGACCAAACTCAGTGGACGCAACCTCGTGGCGATTTTTAGCGGGGCTAACGTCAACTTCGATCGGCTGCGCCATATCGCCGAGCTTGCGGAGCTCGGCGAACAGCGCGAGGCGCTCCTCGGGGTCACCATTCCCGAACACCCGGGGAGCTTTCGGGCGTTTTGCCACGCGCTCGGGGCGCGATCGATCACCGAATTCAACTATCGGTACGCCGACCTGCGCGACGCCCAGGTGTTCGCCGGGATCCAGTTGCGTCACGGTATCACGGAAAAAAACGCCTTGATCGCCTCGCTCCAAGAAAAGGGTTACCCGGTAGCCGATCTCTCGAACAACGACATGGCCAAGGTCCATATCCGCTACATGGTTGGAGGGCGCGCCGGACCGATCGCCGACGAAGTCTTGTTCCGATTCGAGTTCCCGGAACGCCCCGGGGCGCTGCTGCATTTTTTAACCGAGTTGGGCGATCGCTGGAACATCAGCCTGTTTCACTACCGCAACCATGGAGCCGCCTATGGGCGGGTGTTAGTGGGGATCCAGGTCCCGGAGCGCGAGCGGAAAGGATTCGACGCGTTTCTGAACGGACTCGGGCTCGTTCACGCGGAAGAAACGGAGAATCCGGCGTACGCCATGTTCCTGCGTCAATGA
- a CDS encoding class II aldolase/adducin family protein, giving the protein MQQPALREAIVATARELSASGLNVGTAGNLAARTADAFLVTPTGIPYADLKPEHIVEVTLAGEVRGRHLRPSSEWRIHRDIFIARPEVGATLHAHTPHATALACCRLGIPAFHYMVAVAGDRSIPCAPYAAFGTQALSDHVVGALTGRRACLMANHGMMVAGIDLKDASRLAQEVEFLARLYCLSLQIGAPVILSNTEMAEVVTRFKSYGQTDASDPETIQDT; this is encoded by the coding sequence ATGCAGCAGCCAGCGCTTCGTGAAGCTATTGTCGCCACGGCGCGAGAGCTCAGCGCCAGCGGTTTAAACGTCGGCACCGCGGGCAATCTCGCGGCGCGTACCGCAGACGCCTTCCTGGTCACGCCGACCGGAATACCCTATGCGGATCTCAAACCCGAGCACATCGTCGAAGTTACGCTCGCCGGGGAGGTGCGCGGTCGGCACCTGCGTCCCTCGAGCGAATGGCGCATCCACCGCGACATTTTCATCGCCCGGCCCGAGGTCGGGGCTACGCTGCACGCCCATACTCCTCACGCCACCGCTTTGGCGTGTTGCCGCCTGGGGATCCCGGCGTTTCACTACATGGTCGCAGTGGCCGGCGATCGCAGCATCCCGTGCGCACCGTACGCGGCTTTTGGAACTCAAGCGCTCTCGGATCACGTGGTCGGCGCTTTAACAGGCCGGCGAGCCTGCCTGATGGCGAACCACGGGATGATGGTCGCGGGCATCGACCTCAAAGACGCTTCGCGCTTAGCCCAGGAGGTGGAATTTCTCGCTCGGCTCTATTGCCTGTCGTTGCAGATCGGCGCACCGGTGATCCTATCGAATACAGAGATGGCGGAGGTCGTGACGCGTTTCAAGAGCTATGGCCAAACCGACGCCTCCGATCCCGAAACGATTCAGGACACATGA